The Dyadobacter subterraneus genome window below encodes:
- a CDS encoding ABC transporter ATP-binding protein: MIEIKDINKAFNGKAVLKGVSSTFKEGEINLIIGGSGTGKSVLLKCMIGLIKPDQGNVLYNGRDFYNSDKDTKQAIRREMGVLFQGGALFDSQTVEQNVRFPLDMLTDISPAEKKERVDFCLQRVGLETSGKRMPSEISGGMKKRVGIARAIVMNPKYLFCDEPNSGLDPLTSVKIDELIKEITEEYKITTVIITHDMNSVMEIGQNVMFLYQGDKLWEGVNSDITKTTVPELNEFIFANKLLRDAAKENNC; encoded by the coding sequence ATGATTGAAATAAAAGATATAAATAAAGCATTTAACGGTAAGGCGGTTCTTAAAGGCGTATCAAGCACTTTTAAAGAAGGAGAAATAAATCTTATTATCGGTGGAAGCGGTACCGGGAAAAGTGTATTGCTAAAATGTATGATCGGTTTGATTAAACCGGATCAGGGCAATGTTCTTTACAACGGCCGTGATTTTTACAATTCTGATAAGGACACAAAACAAGCCATACGCAGAGAAATGGGCGTATTGTTTCAGGGCGGTGCGCTTTTTGATTCACAAACTGTTGAACAAAATGTGCGTTTTCCGCTTGATATGTTAACTGATATTTCTCCTGCTGAAAAAAAGGAACGGGTTGATTTTTGCCTTCAACGTGTAGGACTTGAAACATCTGGCAAAAGAATGCCATCGGAAATAAGTGGCGGGATGAAAAAACGTGTAGGAATCGCGCGGGCTATTGTGATGAATCCTAAATATCTTTTTTGTGATGAACCCAATTCAGGACTGGATCCGCTTACATCGGTGAAAATTGATGAACTTATCAAGGAAATTACGGAGGAATACAAAATCACAACAGTCATCATCACACATGATATGAACTCGGTAATGGAAATAGGGCAGAATGTGATGTTTCTTTACCAGGGCGACAAGCTCTGGGAAGGTGTTAATTCGGATATCACAAAAACGACTGTTCCTGAGTTGAATGAATTTATTTTCGCCAATAAATTACTTCGTGACGCGGCAAAAGAAAATAATTGCTGA
- a CDS encoding MlaE family ABC transporter permease, translating into MSVIGKYFIFLGSLFGKGEKMSVYWRRFMEESVGIGVSSIFIVAIVSTFIGAVSCIQTAYNLVSPIIPVSTVALIVRDMQILELAPTITCIVLAGKVGSNIASELGTMRITEQIDALEVMGINSSSYLVLPKVLAAMFTFPMLVILAAFLGIFGGYLAGTLTGVITERDYLYGIRDSFVPYNLFFMCVKPFVFGFLIATISSYQGFYTTGGALEVGKSSTQAVTNSCISVLIADYLLAQLLL; encoded by the coding sequence GGAAAATACTTTATTTTTTTAGGATCACTCTTTGGCAAAGGTGAGAAAATGTCCGTGTATTGGCGGCGTTTCATGGAAGAAAGCGTGGGGATTGGTGTAAGTTCGATATTTATTGTGGCCATCGTCTCGACATTTATTGGTGCTGTGTCCTGTATCCAGACAGCTTATAATCTTGTAAGTCCGATTATTCCTGTTTCAACAGTGGCGCTAATTGTACGTGATATGCAGATTCTGGAGTTGGCACCAACGATTACCTGCATCGTTTTAGCGGGAAAAGTTGGATCAAATATTGCAAGTGAGCTGGGAACAATGCGTATTACAGAGCAAATTGATGCGCTTGAAGTAATGGGAATTAATTCTTCCTCCTATTTGGTTTTACCAAAGGTGCTGGCAGCAATGTTCACTTTCCCGATGCTGGTTATTCTGGCCGCATTTTTAGGAATTTTTGGTGGATATCTGGCCGGAACACTCACAGGCGTTATCACAGAACGTGACTATTTATATGGAATTCGTGATTCATTTGTTCCGTACAATCTGTTTTTCATGTGTGTTAAACCGTTTGTATTCGGATTTTTAATTGCTACAATTTCCTCTTATCAAGGATTTTATACAACAGGCGGTGCTTTGGAAGTAGGGAAATCCAGCACACAAGCTGTTACGAATAGTTGTATTTCTGTTTTGATAGCAGATTATTTATTAGCTCAGCTATTATTGTGA